One Panicum virgatum strain AP13 chromosome 9K, P.virgatum_v5, whole genome shotgun sequence genomic region harbors:
- the LOC120651784 gene encoding spindle pole body component 110-like isoform X5 gives MSRANRRRSPDRLGERVEFRFSNLRAVKVPVVSDRLLISIISVDTGKTIARSSKAAARNGICQWPDSILESIWFSQDEASKEFEDCQCRITVSMGSTKSGILGEVFLNLTNYLSSVDSTAISLPFKKCNSGTVLQLKIQCLGIKSKSSPTNDVMDSKTDDSDIIFPRNARSSRNPLDDVHQAEVGIRDANFSSSPRDDSDGGIYIGSSQTPGQNMLQESIAESSLSGVAHLSLGASGSSKALLDTAEETIEELLAEAQMWETHSRQLKNDLETLQKECDEKSVTQSELLLELSACEAEQESLRKEIEELKSSLEVATTRETVAGTTKSGDVIDFEHELKDEVQFLRESNENLTIQLKKTQDANIELVSILQELEETVEVQREEISTISQMSNTVDHEIPVNALSVQEDAEWARKLSLKENEIVELKEKLDRVLNVENASGAGSDAIYLELEKENEVLMVKMEELENDCSELTEENLELIHKLKEVTGVEGQDSSISDIQEMLNAGDLSGTSKSRVKYLERKCADLDLRILKFQSESRELEEKFQKSQEELKERTLELSELRDNLSNSREMELEGREIDVASGHQSGSEELGDTESGLNLLKDTIQLKEKKIESELNLLKDTIQLKEKEIEDLQHSKLEMETFIHNVLERKIHELESCKMELELHISRLEDEKFELLESISGVEAELTNLTSEYESCIVQMDDSRTLIIDLKDKVEWQQAELEAQKVELKQKQLEFQKRYSEAHEDSEALRRSNAKLQAKVDNLVEECSSLQALTDDLKKQKLELHSSATQLEQELEHSKRKTTEFCKTVEFLEAKLSSIQKDISSKEQSFLLELENVFQEHKEHEERISRAHFLLNKIEKEKIIKVENLEREVLSLTGQLSSTHEERENSTLDTIREASILRADKAKLEANLNDVSEQLRHYECQLEEIRKESKSKIKSLVDSLNASKQNEETLKTDAEDMRRLMEAAKSNEEKLRTTSNELELKFKTSNFEKQQIMEENSGLKNKVQKIAGLQDELLKLQSTLDEAEFEKGKLEELLRLLSEECDELKVQKAVLTDKVSHMQDTSNSIDEEKQSKTSIQAKHERSTKQVAYYGIEEEDVIHITPRGTMI, from the exons aTGTCGAGGGCGAACCGGCGCCGCTCCCCGGACCGGCTCGGCGAGCGGGTCGAGTTCAGGTTCTCCAACCTCCGCGCCGTCAAG GTGCCAGTAGTATCTGACAGGCTGTTAATTTCTATAATCTCAGTAGACACAGGCAAAACAATTGCCAGGTCCAGTAAAGCTGCTGCTCGAAATGGAATATGTCAATGGCCCGATTCCATACTGGAATCAATATGGTTTTCTCAAGATGAAGCATCAAAAGAATTTGAGGATTGCCAGTGCAGGATTACTGTTTCCATG GGATCAACGAAATCTGGTATTCTCGGGGAAGTTTTCCTGAACTTGACTAACTATCTTAGTTCAGTAGACTCGACTGCAATCTCATTGCCATTCAAGAAATGCAATTCTGGAACAGTTTTACAG CTTAAGATTCAGTGTCTTGGCATAAAGTCTAAGTCAAG TCCAACCAATGATGTTATGGACAGCAAAACAGACGATTCTGATATCATTTTCCCCAGGAATGCTCGTTCATCAAGAAATCCTTTAGATGATGTTCATCAAGCTGAAGTTGGAATTAGG GATGCAAACTTCTCATCATCTCCTAGGGATGATTCTGACGGGGGAATATACATAGGGAG TTCTCAAACTCCAGGTCAAAACATGCTGCAAGAGAGTATAGCTGAGTCATCCTTAAGTGGTGTTGCTCACTTATCATTAGGGGCATCTGGTTCATCCAAAGCTCTCCTTGACACTGCTGAAGAAACAATCGAGGAACTCCTTGCTGAGGCACAGATGTGGGAGACCCATTCTCGCCAATTGAAAAATGACCTAGAGACATTGCAGAAGGAATGTGATGAAAAATCTGTGACACAGTCTGAGCTACTCCTGGAACTTTCTGCTTGTGAAGCAGAACAGGAGTCATTAAGAAAGGAAATTGAAGAATTAAAATCGTCTCTTGAAGTGGCTACAACACGAGAAACTGTTGCCGGAACTACCAAGTCTGGTGATGTGATAGACTTCGAGCATGAACTAAAAGATGAAGTGCAGTTTTTGCGGgaatcaaatgaaaatttgacaATACAACTGAAGAAGACTCAAGATGCAAATATAGAGCTTGTTTCTATTCTTCAAGAACTGGAAGAAACAGTAGAAGTACAGAGAGAAGAAATCTCCACTATCTCTCAAATGAGCAATACAGTTGATCATGAGATTCCTGTAAATGCATTATCAGTTCAAGAAGATGCAGAGTGGGCAAGGAAGTTGTCGCTTAAAGAAAATGAAATTGTAGAATTGAAGGAGAAATTGGATCGCGTACTCAATGTAGAAAATGCAAGTGGTGCTGGTTCTGATGCTATATATCTTGAACTGGAAAAGGAGAATGAAGTTCTGATGGTAAAAATGGAAGAACTTGAGAATGATTGTTCCGAATTAACAGAGGAAAATTTGGAACTTATACACAAGTTGAAAGAAGTTACTGGGGTGGAAGGACAGGATTCCAGCATTTCTGATATCCAGGAAATGTTAAATGCGGGGGATCTTTCTGGGACATCAAAATCTAGAGTAAAATACCTAGAAAGAAAATGTGCTGACCTTGATCTGAGGATACTGAAATTTCAGTCAGAGTCCCGAGAACTAGAAGAGAAGTTCCAAAAAAGCCAAGAGGAGCTAAAAGAGAGAACTCTTGAATTATCTGAACTAAGAGATAACCTTAGCAATTCACGTGAAATGGAACTGGAGGGAAGGGAAATCGATGTTGCAAGCGGTCACCAATCAGGAAGTGAAGAACTTGGAGATACTGAATCTGGGTTGAATTTGCTAAAGGATACAATTCAgctcaaagaaaaaaagattGAATCTGAGTTGAATTTGCTAAAGGATACAATTCAGCTCAAAGAAAAAGAGATTGAAGACTTGCAGCATTCTAAACTAGAAATGGAAACCTTCATACATAATGTTCTTGAACGGAAGATACATGAGCTTGAAAGCTGCAAAATGGAACTAGAATTGCATATATCGAGGCTGGAAGATGAAAAATTTGAATTGTTGGAGTCCATTTCTGGAGTGGAGGCTGAGTTGACAAATCTGACAAGTGAGTACGAGTCATGTATAGTGCAAATGGATGATTCTAGAACACTGATCATAGATCTCAAGGATAAAGTAGAATGGCAGCAAGCAGAGTTGGAAGCTCAAAAGGTGGAGCTAAAGCAAAAACAGCTAGAGTTTCAGAAAAGATATTCAGAAGCCCATGAGGATTCAGAGGCTCTAAGAAGATCAAATGCTAAACTACAGGCTAAAGTTGATAATCTTGTTGAGGAGTGCAGTTCCCTTCAAGCATTGACGGATGATCTAAAGAAGCAAAAGTTAGAATTGCATAGTTCTGCTACACAACTAGAGCAGGAACTGGAGCACTCTAAAAGAAAGACCACAGAATTTTGCAAAACTGTGGAGTTCCTAGAGGCAAAACTTTCTTCAATTCAGAAAGATATATCTTCAAAAGAGCAATCTTTTCTCTTGGAACTGGAGAATgtatttcaggagcacaaggagcatgaagaaaGGATAAGTCGTGCTCATTTCCTTTTAAATAAGATcgagaaagaaaaaataatcAAGGTAGAGAATCTCGAGAGGGAAGTCTTGAGCCTTACTGGACAGTTGTCTTCAACACATGAGGAGCGAGAAAATTCCACTTTGGATACTATTCGTGAGGCCTCCATCCTTCGAGCAGACAAGGCAAAACTTGAGGCTAATCTTAATGATGTCAGTGAACAGTTGAGACATTACGAGTGTCAGTTGGAAGAAATACGTAAGGAGTCTAAAAGCAAGATTAAATCCCTTGTTGATTCACTCAATGCATCGAAACAGAATGAAGAAACTCTGAAAACAGATGCTGAGGATATGAGAAGGTTGATGGAAGCTGCTAAATCTAATGAAGAAAAATTAAGAACAACTTCAAATGAACTAGAACTGAAGTTTAAAACTAGCAATTTTGAGAAACAGCAAATAATGGAAGAAAATTCTGGACTAAAAAATAAAGTCCAGAAAATAGCAGGCCTGCAAGATGAACTTTTGAAACTGCAAAGTACCCTTGATGAGGCTGAGTTTGAAAAGGGAAAACTTGAAGAGCTACTTCGGTTGTTGTCTGAAGAATGTGATGAACTAAAGGTACAGAAGGCCGTGTTAACAGACAAAGTCTCACACATGCAGGATACTTCCAACAGTATTGATGAAgaaaaacaaagtaaaacaTCCATCCAAGCAAAGCATGAGAGAAGCACAAAACAG GTTGCTTATTATGGAATTGAAGAGGAAGATGTCATTCATATTACCCCCAG GGGAACAATGATCTAG
- the LOC120651784 gene encoding spindle pole body component 110-like isoform X3, giving the protein MSRANRRRSPDRLGERVEFRFSNLRAVKVPVVSDRLLISIISVDTGKTIARSSKAAARNGICQWPDSILESIWFSQDEASKEFEDCQCRITVSMGSTKSGILGEVFLNLTNYLSSVDSTAISLPFKKCNSGTVLQLKIQCLGIKSKSSPTNDVMDSKTDDSDIIFPRNARSSRNPLDDVHQAEVGIRDANFSSSPRDDSDGGIYIGSSQTPGQNMLQESIAESSLSGVAHLSLGASGSSKALLDTAEETIEELLAEAQMWETHSRQLKNDLETLQKECDEKSVTQSELLLELSACEAEQESLRKEIEELKSSLEVATTRETVAGTTKSGDVIDFEHELKDEVQFLRESNENLTIQLKKTQDANIELVSILQELEETVEVQREEISTISQMSNTVDHEIPVNALSVQEDAEWARKLSLKENEIVELKEKLDRVLNVENASGAGSDAIYLELEKENEVLMVKMEELENDCSELTEENLELIHKLKEVTGVEGQDSSISDIQEMLNAGDLSGTSKSRVKYLERKCADLDLRILKFQSESRELEEKFQKSQEELKERTLELSELRDNLSNSREMELEGREIDVASGHQSGSEELGDTESGLNLLKDTIQLKEKKIESELNLLKDTIQLKEKEIEDLQHSKLEMETFIHNVLERKIHELESCKMELELHISRLEDEKFELLESISGVEAELTNLTSEYESCIVQMDDSRTLIIDLKDKVEWQQAELEAQKVELKQKQLEFQKRYSEAHEDSEALRRSNAKLQAKVDNLVEECSSLQALTDDLKKQKLELHSSATQLEQELEHSKRKTTEFCKTVEFLEAKLSSIQKDISSKEQSFLLELENVFQEHKEHEERISRAHFLLNKIEKEKIIKVENLEREVLSLTGQLSSTHEERENSTLDTIREASILRADKAKLEANLNDVSEQLRHYECQLEEIRKESKSKIKSLVDSLNASKQNEETLKTDAEDMRRLMEAAKSNEEKLRTTSNELELKFKTSNFEKQQIMEENSGLKNKVQKIAGLQDELLKLQSTLDEAEFEKGKLEELLRLLSEECDELKVQKAVLTDKVSHMQDTSNSIDEEKQSKTSIQAKHERSTKQLMRNQTCKQRSNHWKVDLPRLWRKIACIGHS; this is encoded by the exons aTGTCGAGGGCGAACCGGCGCCGCTCCCCGGACCGGCTCGGCGAGCGGGTCGAGTTCAGGTTCTCCAACCTCCGCGCCGTCAAG GTGCCAGTAGTATCTGACAGGCTGTTAATTTCTATAATCTCAGTAGACACAGGCAAAACAATTGCCAGGTCCAGTAAAGCTGCTGCTCGAAATGGAATATGTCAATGGCCCGATTCCATACTGGAATCAATATGGTTTTCTCAAGATGAAGCATCAAAAGAATTTGAGGATTGCCAGTGCAGGATTACTGTTTCCATG GGATCAACGAAATCTGGTATTCTCGGGGAAGTTTTCCTGAACTTGACTAACTATCTTAGTTCAGTAGACTCGACTGCAATCTCATTGCCATTCAAGAAATGCAATTCTGGAACAGTTTTACAG CTTAAGATTCAGTGTCTTGGCATAAAGTCTAAGTCAAG TCCAACCAATGATGTTATGGACAGCAAAACAGACGATTCTGATATCATTTTCCCCAGGAATGCTCGTTCATCAAGAAATCCTTTAGATGATGTTCATCAAGCTGAAGTTGGAATTAGG GATGCAAACTTCTCATCATCTCCTAGGGATGATTCTGACGGGGGAATATACATAGGGAG TTCTCAAACTCCAGGTCAAAACATGCTGCAAGAGAGTATAGCTGAGTCATCCTTAAGTGGTGTTGCTCACTTATCATTAGGGGCATCTGGTTCATCCAAAGCTCTCCTTGACACTGCTGAAGAAACAATCGAGGAACTCCTTGCTGAGGCACAGATGTGGGAGACCCATTCTCGCCAATTGAAAAATGACCTAGAGACATTGCAGAAGGAATGTGATGAAAAATCTGTGACACAGTCTGAGCTACTCCTGGAACTTTCTGCTTGTGAAGCAGAACAGGAGTCATTAAGAAAGGAAATTGAAGAATTAAAATCGTCTCTTGAAGTGGCTACAACACGAGAAACTGTTGCCGGAACTACCAAGTCTGGTGATGTGATAGACTTCGAGCATGAACTAAAAGATGAAGTGCAGTTTTTGCGGgaatcaaatgaaaatttgacaATACAACTGAAGAAGACTCAAGATGCAAATATAGAGCTTGTTTCTATTCTTCAAGAACTGGAAGAAACAGTAGAAGTACAGAGAGAAGAAATCTCCACTATCTCTCAAATGAGCAATACAGTTGATCATGAGATTCCTGTAAATGCATTATCAGTTCAAGAAGATGCAGAGTGGGCAAGGAAGTTGTCGCTTAAAGAAAATGAAATTGTAGAATTGAAGGAGAAATTGGATCGCGTACTCAATGTAGAAAATGCAAGTGGTGCTGGTTCTGATGCTATATATCTTGAACTGGAAAAGGAGAATGAAGTTCTGATGGTAAAAATGGAAGAACTTGAGAATGATTGTTCCGAATTAACAGAGGAAAATTTGGAACTTATACACAAGTTGAAAGAAGTTACTGGGGTGGAAGGACAGGATTCCAGCATTTCTGATATCCAGGAAATGTTAAATGCGGGGGATCTTTCTGGGACATCAAAATCTAGAGTAAAATACCTAGAAAGAAAATGTGCTGACCTTGATCTGAGGATACTGAAATTTCAGTCAGAGTCCCGAGAACTAGAAGAGAAGTTCCAAAAAAGCCAAGAGGAGCTAAAAGAGAGAACTCTTGAATTATCTGAACTAAGAGATAACCTTAGCAATTCACGTGAAATGGAACTGGAGGGAAGGGAAATCGATGTTGCAAGCGGTCACCAATCAGGAAGTGAAGAACTTGGAGATACTGAATCTGGGTTGAATTTGCTAAAGGATACAATTCAgctcaaagaaaaaaagattGAATCTGAGTTGAATTTGCTAAAGGATACAATTCAGCTCAAAGAAAAAGAGATTGAAGACTTGCAGCATTCTAAACTAGAAATGGAAACCTTCATACATAATGTTCTTGAACGGAAGATACATGAGCTTGAAAGCTGCAAAATGGAACTAGAATTGCATATATCGAGGCTGGAAGATGAAAAATTTGAATTGTTGGAGTCCATTTCTGGAGTGGAGGCTGAGTTGACAAATCTGACAAGTGAGTACGAGTCATGTATAGTGCAAATGGATGATTCTAGAACACTGATCATAGATCTCAAGGATAAAGTAGAATGGCAGCAAGCAGAGTTGGAAGCTCAAAAGGTGGAGCTAAAGCAAAAACAGCTAGAGTTTCAGAAAAGATATTCAGAAGCCCATGAGGATTCAGAGGCTCTAAGAAGATCAAATGCTAAACTACAGGCTAAAGTTGATAATCTTGTTGAGGAGTGCAGTTCCCTTCAAGCATTGACGGATGATCTAAAGAAGCAAAAGTTAGAATTGCATAGTTCTGCTACACAACTAGAGCAGGAACTGGAGCACTCTAAAAGAAAGACCACAGAATTTTGCAAAACTGTGGAGTTCCTAGAGGCAAAACTTTCTTCAATTCAGAAAGATATATCTTCAAAAGAGCAATCTTTTCTCTTGGAACTGGAGAATgtatttcaggagcacaaggagcatgaagaaaGGATAAGTCGTGCTCATTTCCTTTTAAATAAGATcgagaaagaaaaaataatcAAGGTAGAGAATCTCGAGAGGGAAGTCTTGAGCCTTACTGGACAGTTGTCTTCAACACATGAGGAGCGAGAAAATTCCACTTTGGATACTATTCGTGAGGCCTCCATCCTTCGAGCAGACAAGGCAAAACTTGAGGCTAATCTTAATGATGTCAGTGAACAGTTGAGACATTACGAGTGTCAGTTGGAAGAAATACGTAAGGAGTCTAAAAGCAAGATTAAATCCCTTGTTGATTCACTCAATGCATCGAAACAGAATGAAGAAACTCTGAAAACAGATGCTGAGGATATGAGAAGGTTGATGGAAGCTGCTAAATCTAATGAAGAAAAATTAAGAACAACTTCAAATGAACTAGAACTGAAGTTTAAAACTAGCAATTTTGAGAAACAGCAAATAATGGAAGAAAATTCTGGACTAAAAAATAAAGTCCAGAAAATAGCAGGCCTGCAAGATGAACTTTTGAAACTGCAAAGTACCCTTGATGAGGCTGAGTTTGAAAAGGGAAAACTTGAAGAGCTACTTCGGTTGTTGTCTGAAGAATGTGATGAACTAAAGGTACAGAAGGCCGTGTTAACAGACAAAGTCTCACACATGCAGGATACTTCCAACAGTATTGATGAAgaaaaacaaagtaaaacaTCCATCCAAGCAAAGCATGAGAGAAGCACAAAACAG ttaATGAGGAACCAGACCTGCAAACAAAGATCAAATCACTGGAAAGTAGACTTGCCGAGGCTCTGGCGGAAAATAGCATGTATAGGACACAGCTGA
- the LOC120651784 gene encoding spindle pole body component 110-like isoform X6: MSRANRRRSPDRLGERVEFRFSNLRAVKVPVVSDRLLISIISVDTGKTIARSSKAAARNGICQWPDSILESIWFSQDEASKEFEDCQCRITVSMGSTKSGILGEVFLNLTNYLSSVDSTAISLPFKKCNSGTVLQLKIQCLGIKSKSSPTNDVMDSKTDDSDIIFPRNARSSRNPLDDVHQAEVGIRDANFSSSPRDDSDGGIYIGSSQTPGQNMLQESIAESSLSGVAHLSLGASGSSKALLDTAEETIEELLAEAQMWETHSRQLKNDLETLQKECDEKSVTQSELLLELSACEAEQESLRKEIEELKSSLEVATTRETVAGTTKSGDVIDFEHELKDEVQFLRESNENLTIQLKKTQDANIELVSILQELEETVEVQREEISTISQMSNTVDHEIPVNALSVQEDAEWARKLSLKENEIVELKEKLDRVLNVENASGAGSDAIYLELEKENEVLMVKMEELENDCSELTEENLELIHKLKEVTGVEGQDSSISDIQEMLNAGDLSGTSKSRVKYLERKCADLDLRILKFQSESRELEEKFQKSQEELKERTLELSELRDNLSNSREMELEGREIDVASGHQSGSEELGDTESGLNLLKDTIQLKEKKIESELNLLKDTIQLKEKEIEDLQHSKLEMETFIHNVLERKIHELESCKMELELHISRLEDEKFELLESISGVEAELTNLTSEYESCIVQMDDSRTLIIDLKDKVEWQQAELEAQKVELKQKQLEFQKRYSEAHEDSEALRRSNAKLQAKVDNLVEECSSLQALTDDLKKQKLELHSSATQLEQELEHSKRKTTEFCKTVEFLEAKLSSIQKDISSKEQSFLLELENVFQEHKEHEERISRAHFLLNKIEKEKIIKVENLEREVLSLTGQLSSTHEERENSTLDTIREASILRADKAKLEANLNDVSEQLRHYECQLEEIRKESKSKIKSLVDSLNASKQNEETLKTDAEDMRRLMEAAKSNEEKLRTTSNELELKFKTSNFEKQQIMEENSGLKNKVQKIAGLQDELLKLQSTLDEAEFEKGKLEELLRLLSEECDELKVQKAVLTDKVSHMQDTSNSIDEEKQSKTSIQAKHERSTKQVLCV; the protein is encoded by the exons aTGTCGAGGGCGAACCGGCGCCGCTCCCCGGACCGGCTCGGCGAGCGGGTCGAGTTCAGGTTCTCCAACCTCCGCGCCGTCAAG GTGCCAGTAGTATCTGACAGGCTGTTAATTTCTATAATCTCAGTAGACACAGGCAAAACAATTGCCAGGTCCAGTAAAGCTGCTGCTCGAAATGGAATATGTCAATGGCCCGATTCCATACTGGAATCAATATGGTTTTCTCAAGATGAAGCATCAAAAGAATTTGAGGATTGCCAGTGCAGGATTACTGTTTCCATG GGATCAACGAAATCTGGTATTCTCGGGGAAGTTTTCCTGAACTTGACTAACTATCTTAGTTCAGTAGACTCGACTGCAATCTCATTGCCATTCAAGAAATGCAATTCTGGAACAGTTTTACAG CTTAAGATTCAGTGTCTTGGCATAAAGTCTAAGTCAAG TCCAACCAATGATGTTATGGACAGCAAAACAGACGATTCTGATATCATTTTCCCCAGGAATGCTCGTTCATCAAGAAATCCTTTAGATGATGTTCATCAAGCTGAAGTTGGAATTAGG GATGCAAACTTCTCATCATCTCCTAGGGATGATTCTGACGGGGGAATATACATAGGGAG TTCTCAAACTCCAGGTCAAAACATGCTGCAAGAGAGTATAGCTGAGTCATCCTTAAGTGGTGTTGCTCACTTATCATTAGGGGCATCTGGTTCATCCAAAGCTCTCCTTGACACTGCTGAAGAAACAATCGAGGAACTCCTTGCTGAGGCACAGATGTGGGAGACCCATTCTCGCCAATTGAAAAATGACCTAGAGACATTGCAGAAGGAATGTGATGAAAAATCTGTGACACAGTCTGAGCTACTCCTGGAACTTTCTGCTTGTGAAGCAGAACAGGAGTCATTAAGAAAGGAAATTGAAGAATTAAAATCGTCTCTTGAAGTGGCTACAACACGAGAAACTGTTGCCGGAACTACCAAGTCTGGTGATGTGATAGACTTCGAGCATGAACTAAAAGATGAAGTGCAGTTTTTGCGGgaatcaaatgaaaatttgacaATACAACTGAAGAAGACTCAAGATGCAAATATAGAGCTTGTTTCTATTCTTCAAGAACTGGAAGAAACAGTAGAAGTACAGAGAGAAGAAATCTCCACTATCTCTCAAATGAGCAATACAGTTGATCATGAGATTCCTGTAAATGCATTATCAGTTCAAGAAGATGCAGAGTGGGCAAGGAAGTTGTCGCTTAAAGAAAATGAAATTGTAGAATTGAAGGAGAAATTGGATCGCGTACTCAATGTAGAAAATGCAAGTGGTGCTGGTTCTGATGCTATATATCTTGAACTGGAAAAGGAGAATGAAGTTCTGATGGTAAAAATGGAAGAACTTGAGAATGATTGTTCCGAATTAACAGAGGAAAATTTGGAACTTATACACAAGTTGAAAGAAGTTACTGGGGTGGAAGGACAGGATTCCAGCATTTCTGATATCCAGGAAATGTTAAATGCGGGGGATCTTTCTGGGACATCAAAATCTAGAGTAAAATACCTAGAAAGAAAATGTGCTGACCTTGATCTGAGGATACTGAAATTTCAGTCAGAGTCCCGAGAACTAGAAGAGAAGTTCCAAAAAAGCCAAGAGGAGCTAAAAGAGAGAACTCTTGAATTATCTGAACTAAGAGATAACCTTAGCAATTCACGTGAAATGGAACTGGAGGGAAGGGAAATCGATGTTGCAAGCGGTCACCAATCAGGAAGTGAAGAACTTGGAGATACTGAATCTGGGTTGAATTTGCTAAAGGATACAATTCAgctcaaagaaaaaaagattGAATCTGAGTTGAATTTGCTAAAGGATACAATTCAGCTCAAAGAAAAAGAGATTGAAGACTTGCAGCATTCTAAACTAGAAATGGAAACCTTCATACATAATGTTCTTGAACGGAAGATACATGAGCTTGAAAGCTGCAAAATGGAACTAGAATTGCATATATCGAGGCTGGAAGATGAAAAATTTGAATTGTTGGAGTCCATTTCTGGAGTGGAGGCTGAGTTGACAAATCTGACAAGTGAGTACGAGTCATGTATAGTGCAAATGGATGATTCTAGAACACTGATCATAGATCTCAAGGATAAAGTAGAATGGCAGCAAGCAGAGTTGGAAGCTCAAAAGGTGGAGCTAAAGCAAAAACAGCTAGAGTTTCAGAAAAGATATTCAGAAGCCCATGAGGATTCAGAGGCTCTAAGAAGATCAAATGCTAAACTACAGGCTAAAGTTGATAATCTTGTTGAGGAGTGCAGTTCCCTTCAAGCATTGACGGATGATCTAAAGAAGCAAAAGTTAGAATTGCATAGTTCTGCTACACAACTAGAGCAGGAACTGGAGCACTCTAAAAGAAAGACCACAGAATTTTGCAAAACTGTGGAGTTCCTAGAGGCAAAACTTTCTTCAATTCAGAAAGATATATCTTCAAAAGAGCAATCTTTTCTCTTGGAACTGGAGAATgtatttcaggagcacaaggagcatgaagaaaGGATAAGTCGTGCTCATTTCCTTTTAAATAAGATcgagaaagaaaaaataatcAAGGTAGAGAATCTCGAGAGGGAAGTCTTGAGCCTTACTGGACAGTTGTCTTCAACACATGAGGAGCGAGAAAATTCCACTTTGGATACTATTCGTGAGGCCTCCATCCTTCGAGCAGACAAGGCAAAACTTGAGGCTAATCTTAATGATGTCAGTGAACAGTTGAGACATTACGAGTGTCAGTTGGAAGAAATACGTAAGGAGTCTAAAAGCAAGATTAAATCCCTTGTTGATTCACTCAATGCATCGAAACAGAATGAAGAAACTCTGAAAACAGATGCTGAGGATATGAGAAGGTTGATGGAAGCTGCTAAATCTAATGAAGAAAAATTAAGAACAACTTCAAATGAACTAGAACTGAAGTTTAAAACTAGCAATTTTGAGAAACAGCAAATAATGGAAGAAAATTCTGGACTAAAAAATAAAGTCCAGAAAATAGCAGGCCTGCAAGATGAACTTTTGAAACTGCAAAGTACCCTTGATGAGGCTGAGTTTGAAAAGGGAAAACTTGAAGAGCTACTTCGGTTGTTGTCTGAAGAATGTGATGAACTAAAGGTACAGAAGGCCGTGTTAACAGACAAAGTCTCACACATGCAGGATACTTCCAACAGTATTGATGAAgaaaaacaaagtaaaacaTCCATCCAAGCAAAGCATGAGAGAAGCACAAAACAG GTTCTTTGTGTTTAA